One genomic segment of Centropristis striata isolate RG_2023a ecotype Rhode Island chromosome 11, C.striata_1.0, whole genome shotgun sequence includes these proteins:
- the plxdc2a gene encoding plexin domain-containing protein 2, giving the protein MRYEVRGRMTMTLRKTKANLITGLVLVFQLQISLMKLKSANGVYRTNTQGLPPPEGGSYVAAGNHKPRERSPRSGAPGWAADKRGHYRDQHQPEESDPDLLMEEGHDNSTQIVDIDHAYYTSKIYAPGDAASKELWVNIDEMEEEECKVCGFLSSTHRQAERVNLSFHFPFYGHILKEITVATGGFIYTGDIIHRMLTATQYIAPLMANFDPSLSKNSTVFYFDNGTALVVQWNQIHLQDNISLGTFTFQAVLHSDGRIVFAYKEIPLDISDISTENHPVKVGLSDAFVVLHEIEQIPNVRRRTIYEYHKVDILKSKISNSTAVEMLPLPTCLQFSSCGPCVTSQIGFNCSWCSRLQRCSSGFDRNRQDWVDLGCPEERRDSRCLQMTDVTNATSRHLTDTTTPASTTTVQQRTSSMTSDPLRRTATVTKPSTHSSASRRIISTRQPPTSKPAEDDTKVSFHINDARDEDTSGESDDWPQTGLLAGIVMVMVIMGAGVLVSVYMYNHPTSSASLFFMERRPTRWPIMTFRRGSGCPSYAEVETPGQDKDTVVIDPKQSFVMSDRRESEQKEGFIVPDQRERFLVSESS; this is encoded by the exons ATGCGTTATGAAGTGAGAGGAAGGATGACGATGACCCTGAGAAAGACAAAGGCTAACCTCATCACAGGACTGGTTCTCGTTTTCCAGCTACAAATAAGCTTAATGAAGCTGAAATCCGCTAATG GAGTCTACCGGACTAACACACAGGGGCTGCCTCCTCCAGAGGGAGGCTCCTATGTAGCTGCAGGGAACCACAAGCCCAGGGAGAGGAGTCCAAGGTCTGGGGCCCCTGGCTGGGCTGCAGATAAAAGGGGCCACTACAGAGACCAGCACCAACCGGAGGAGTCAGATCCAGACCTGCTGATGGAGGAGGGACATGACAATTCTACACAGATTGTG GACATTGATCACGCCTACTATACATCTAAAATCTACGCTCCTGGAGACGCAGCCAGCAAAGAGCTGTGGGTGAACATTGATgagatggaagaggaggagtgtAAAGTCTGTGGCTTCCTGTCCAGCACCCACAGACAAGCTGAG aGAGTGAATCTCTCCTTCCACTTCCCTTTCTACGGTCATATACTTAAAGAAATCACAGTGGCAACTGGAG GTTTCATTTACACTGGAGATATAATCCACCGGATGCTCACAGCCACTCAGTACATCGCCCCTTTAATGGCCAACTTTGACCCAAGTCTGTCCAAAAACTCTACTGTGTTTTACTTTGATAATG GCACTGCCCTGGTGGTCCAGTGGAACCAGATCCACCTCCAAGACAACATCAGTCTGGGAACGTTCACCTTCCAGGCTGTTCTGCACAGTGATGGACGCATTGTCTTTGCATACAAAgag ATTCCTTTAGACATAAGCGACATCAGCACTGAGAATCATCCTGTCAAAGTGGGTTTGTCGGATGCTTTTGTGGTTCTTCATGAGATTGAGCAGATCCCAA ATGTTAGGAGGAGAACCATTTATGAGTATCACAAAGTCGACATCCTCAAGTCCAAAATCTCCAATTCAACAGCTGTTGAGATGCTCCCTCTACCTA CGTGTCTCCAGTTCTCCAGCTGTGGTCCATGTGTCACTTCTCAGATTGGCTTTAACTGCAGCTGGTGCAGTCGGCTACAAAG ATGTTCCAGTGGCTTTGATCGTAACCGCCAGGACTGGGTCGACCTCGGCTGCCCGGAGGAG AGAAGAGATTCCCGATGTCTCCAGATGACAGATGTCACAAACGCCACATCTCGCCACCTCACGGACACAACCACTCCTGCTTCTACCACCACAGTGCAGCAGAGGACCTCCAgcatgacctctgaccccctCCGCAGAACCGCCACTGTCACTAAACCCTCAACACACAGCAGCGCCAGCAGAAGAATAATATCCACTCGACAGCCTCCAACCAGCAAACCTGCAGAAG ATGACACAAAGGTCTCTTTTCACATCAATGATGCAC GAGACGAGGACACCTCAGGAGAGAGCGATGATTGGCCGCAGACCGGCCTACTGGCGGGCATCGTCATGGTGATGGTCATCATGGGAGCAGGCGTCCTCGTGTCCGTCTACATGTACAACCACCCCACCTCCAGCGCCAGTCTCTTCTTCATGGAG CGGCGGCCAACCCGCTGGCCCATCATGACGTTCAGGCGCGGCTCTGGTTGCCCGTCCTACGCCGAGGTGGAGACTCCCGGTCAGGACAAAGACACGGTGGTCATCGACCCCAAACAGTCTTTCGTCATGTCGGACAGAAGGGAGAGCGAACAGAAAGAAGGATTCATAGTTCCTGATCAGAGGGAGCGCTTCCTTGTCTCAGAGAGCTCCTGA